A stretch of the Photobacterium toruni genome encodes the following:
- the pilM gene encoding type IV pilus biogenesis protein PilM: MFRNPLSVGIDIGNHSIKAVVLQQKKEQFELTAFVEVELTKTVINDQHSVNNAELLSAMRQIKKQLPWQAKAVTLALPDSAVISKVVQLGTSLSEEEAEFAIVQALGAASPFPVEELWFDYFPLISDRFSDSASTTPFQVFASRRETIDNRINTLLKLGFKTKIMELQTHALLWLAEYLAEMGSHYNQWGVVDIGKRHTEFCMKPQGSAAYHREIRFGTVMFDHQDGAVDFGCNHAEQFTKQLAEQLKRQIQLYNSTHPRSGIKGLWLCGGSQHLVSESLLQRLIGLDVVWVSPFQHFSCAKKVELPHLMSSQYAVATGLALRGLA; this comes from the coding sequence ATGTTTCGGAACCCATTAAGTGTTGGGATAGATATTGGTAATCACAGTATAAAAGCTGTGGTGCTGCAACAAAAAAAAGAGCAGTTTGAGTTAACTGCCTTTGTTGAAGTTGAATTGACTAAAACAGTCATAAATGATCAGCATAGTGTGAATAATGCTGAGCTGTTGTCAGCAATGCGTCAAATTAAAAAGCAATTACCATGGCAAGCCAAAGCCGTCACTTTGGCCTTACCTGATAGCGCAGTGATCAGCAAGGTTGTTCAATTAGGTACCAGTCTCAGTGAAGAGGAGGCTGAGTTTGCCATTGTGCAAGCATTGGGTGCGGCGTCGCCATTTCCGGTTGAAGAGTTATGGTTTGATTACTTTCCTTTGATCAGTGATCGTTTTAGTGATTCAGCGTCAACGACACCATTCCAAGTATTTGCTTCACGCCGAGAAACAATAGATAACCGTATTAATACGTTACTGAAACTGGGATTTAAAACTAAAATCATGGAGTTACAAACCCATGCATTATTATGGTTGGCAGAATATTTGGCTGAGATGGGCAGCCATTATAACCAATGGGGTGTTGTCGATATTGGAAAACGGCATACTGAGTTTTGCATGAAACCACAAGGTAGTGCGGCTTATCATCGTGAGATTCGATTTGGTACGGTTATGTTTGACCATCAAGATGGAGCTGTTGATTTTGGTTGTAATCATGCCGAACAATTTACTAAACAATTAGCAGAACAGTTGAAGCGCCAAATTCAACTATATAACTCAACCCATCCTCGTAGTGGTATCAAAGGGTTATGGTTATGTGGTGGTAGCCAACATTTAGTGTCTGAATCATTATTACAACGTTTGATTGGTCTGGATGTGGTGTGGGTGAGCCCATTTCAGCACTTTAGTTGTGCTAAGAAGGTTGAATTACCCCACTTAATGTCAAGTCAATATGCCGTTGCTACCGGATTAGCATTACGAGGGCTAGCATGA
- the aroK gene encoding shikimate kinase AroK — translation MAEKRNIFLVGPMGAGKSTIGRHLAQQLHMEFFDSDTVIEERTGADISWVFDVEGEDGFRVREEAVIDDLTQEQGIVLATGGGSVINKENRNRLSARGIVVYLETTIEKQLARTQRDKKRPLLQTDTPREVLEELAAERNPLYEEVADYVVRTDDQSAKVVANQIIKMLEER, via the coding sequence ATGGCTGAAAAACGAAATATTTTCTTGGTTGGCCCTATGGGAGCCGGCAAAAGCACTATTGGTAGACACCTTGCACAACAGCTGCATATGGAATTCTTTGATTCAGATACTGTGATCGAAGAACGTACTGGCGCTGATATTAGTTGGGTGTTTGATGTGGAAGGTGAAGACGGTTTCCGTGTTCGCGAAGAAGCTGTAATTGATGACCTAACACAAGAGCAAGGTATTGTTCTGGCAACAGGTGGCGGCTCTGTTATTAATAAAGAGAACCGTAATCGCCTTTCTGCTCGTGGTATTGTTGTTTATCTAGAGACGACTATTGAAAAGCAATTAGCTCGTACTCAACGTGATAAAAAACGCCCATTACTTCAAACTGACACTCCTCGTGAAGTACTTGAAGAACTAGCAGCTGAGCGTAATCCACTGTATGAAGAGGTTGCTGACTACGTAGTTCGTACTGATGATCAAAGTGCGAAAGTAGTTGCTAACCAAATCATCAAGATGCTGGAAGAGCGTTAA
- a CDS encoding type IV pilus secretin PilQ translates to MKGQTWGLSRQIFVSVWLICWGLLTVTSAAATPASGITNQVQDIKFHRDGKDRGIFTVSLKQPQSLVDIRRQGKKLQLDIFDTQLTNEQIHTLDVADFATVVNSIDTSNVPRGARFVFNMTGRYDYDYRIRGNNLEVTLIKRTPPKATSTTHKSKVSYKGKPISINFQDIPVRNVLQLIADYNDFNLVVADTVSGNVTLRLDNVPWPQVLDIILQAKGLDKRVRGSVLLVAPKAELAANEQQVMETARKQQELASLRSELIQINYAKATDISELLSGSSDGVGMLSERGSLHVDDRTNALIIKDTPENIASIKDIVLALDIPIKQVQIEARIVTIDEGNIDELGVRWGVSSIDGNTTIGGSIEGNLGSSGLLDDTTVDDFLNVNLGATQAGAASIAFQVAKLGNVLLDLELSALQSERKAEIISSPRLMTTNKKTAYIEQGTEIPYLEASSSGAVSVDFKKAVLSLMVTPQITPDNKLVLDLEVTQDSKGEEVPTGVGTAVAIKTQRIGTQVLVNNGETVVLGGIYQNQVNNTVRKVPILGDIPVLGALFRHKMEELGKRELLIFVTPKIVMQ, encoded by the coding sequence ATGAAAGGGCAGACATGGGGGCTTAGCCGCCAGATTTTCGTCAGTGTATGGTTAATATGCTGGGGATTACTGACGGTAACGAGCGCAGCAGCTACGCCAGCAAGTGGTATTACTAATCAAGTTCAAGATATTAAATTCCATCGTGATGGTAAAGATCGAGGCATATTTACTGTTAGCTTAAAACAGCCGCAATCATTAGTTGATATTCGCCGCCAAGGTAAAAAATTACAGTTGGATATTTTTGATACTCAATTAACCAACGAACAAATACATACTTTAGATGTGGCTGATTTTGCGACAGTTGTAAATAGCATTGATACCAGCAACGTGCCTCGTGGAGCACGGTTTGTATTTAATATGACGGGTCGTTATGACTACGATTACCGTATTCGAGGTAATAATCTGGAAGTGACTTTAATTAAACGAACGCCCCCTAAAGCGACATCAACGACACACAAAAGTAAGGTCTCTTACAAGGGCAAGCCAATTTCAATTAACTTTCAAGATATTCCCGTGCGTAATGTTTTACAGCTTATTGCCGATTACAATGATTTTAACTTGGTCGTTGCAGACACTGTCAGTGGTAACGTCACGCTTCGTTTAGATAATGTGCCATGGCCGCAAGTGCTGGATATTATTCTGCAAGCAAAAGGGTTAGATAAGCGAGTGCGTGGTTCAGTACTCTTGGTTGCCCCTAAGGCTGAACTCGCGGCTAATGAACAACAAGTGATGGAAACCGCGCGGAAACAGCAAGAATTAGCGAGTCTACGCTCTGAACTGATTCAAATAAATTACGCAAAAGCGACAGATATTTCAGAGTTGTTAAGTGGCTCAAGTGATGGTGTTGGAATGTTATCTGAACGGGGGTCGTTACATGTTGATGATCGAACTAATGCATTGATAATTAAAGATACACCAGAAAATATTGCCAGTATTAAGGATATCGTGTTAGCGCTTGATATTCCGATTAAGCAAGTACAAATAGAAGCTCGAATTGTTACTATTGATGAAGGTAATATCGATGAATTAGGGGTTCGTTGGGGGGTATCTAGCATTGATGGTAACACAACGATCGGTGGCTCGATTGAAGGTAACCTTGGTAGTTCTGGATTATTAGATGACACCACTGTTGATGATTTTCTTAACGTTAACTTAGGGGCAACTCAAGCGGGAGCTGCAAGTATTGCTTTTCAAGTAGCAAAGTTAGGTAATGTGTTACTTGATTTAGAATTATCAGCGTTACAGTCAGAGCGTAAAGCTGAAATTATCTCAAGCCCACGCTTAATGACGACCAATAAAAAAACCGCTTATATTGAACAAGGCACAGAAATACCGTATCTAGAGGCATCATCAAGTGGTGCAGTATCCGTTGATTTTAAGAAGGCAGTATTAAGCCTTATGGTAACACCTCAAATTACCCCCGATAATAAGCTGGTACTTGATCTAGAAGTCACTCAAGACAGTAAAGGGGAAGAGGTGCCAACAGGGGTTGGTACAGCGGTAGCGATTAAAACGCAACGTATCGGTACGCAAGTGTTAGTGAATAATGGCGAAACAGTCGTATTAGGTGGTATTTATCAAAACCAAGTTAATAATACCGTTCGTAAAGTGCCTATTCTTGGTGATATTCCAGTGCTTGGCGCATTATTTAGACATAAAATGGAAGAACTTGGAAAACGTGAATTATTGATTTTTGTGACGCCAAAAATTGTGATGCAATAA
- the pilO gene encoding type IV pilus inner membrane component PilO, with protein sequence MIDWRELELDEVTEWPLLPQCLIALVLSLLLSAFGYWYWLTPLTETLEQQKQQEMTLRSQLVSRAAQVAALPRVKEQVAELNRRYQEVIEQLPEEQELASLLASINDIGVKNGLIFQSIKWASRIEHDLYYELPLNMQITGSYQQVGQFAEAIAQLPRIVNLRNVELARADNQGFDELLSLTVSATTYRFKTPQ encoded by the coding sequence ATGATTGATTGGCGTGAGTTAGAACTGGATGAAGTCACTGAATGGCCACTGTTACCACAGTGTTTGATTGCTTTAGTGTTGTCATTATTGTTATCAGCATTTGGTTATTGGTATTGGTTAACACCATTAACCGAGACCCTAGAACAGCAAAAACAACAGGAAATGACCCTTCGAAGTCAGTTAGTTAGCCGTGCCGCTCAGGTGGCAGCCTTACCACGAGTTAAAGAACAAGTTGCAGAGCTTAATCGTCGTTATCAAGAGGTGATAGAACAGTTACCGGAAGAACAAGAATTAGCCAGTTTACTCGCGAGCATTAATGATATTGGTGTCAAAAATGGGTTGATTTTTCAGTCTATTAAGTGGGCTTCACGGATAGAGCATGATTTGTATTATGAGTTGCCGCTTAATATGCAGATTACCGGATCTTACCAGCAAGTTGGTCAGTTTGCCGAAGCGATAGCACAACTGCCACGGATTGTTAATTTACGTAATGTAGAGTTAGCTCGAGCAGATAATCAAGGTTTTGATGAGTTGTTGTCTCTGACTGTATCTGCAACCACTTATCGTTTTAAAACACCGCAGTAA
- a CDS encoding pilus assembly protein PilP, with translation MRALLWLLPLGFGLMGCQANTDSVEQFIAQTHTHAKAKVKPLAEPYIFVAESFVMTSKRVPFLRPRPELLLTKQANSSCWQPLFDHKPTQLETFPLEQLSMKGVIGHQRQLWGLVYTPKGELVKIKPGQFVGLNRGKVIKVSDKLIEIEETLPDGKGCWLTRPAKLALVQH, from the coding sequence ATGAGAGCACTATTATGGCTGTTACCGTTAGGGTTCGGTTTAATGGGGTGTCAGGCTAATACTGATTCAGTTGAGCAGTTTATTGCTCAAACACACACTCACGCTAAAGCAAAAGTAAAACCATTAGCAGAGCCTTATATTTTTGTTGCTGAGTCGTTTGTGATGACCAGTAAACGAGTGCCATTTTTACGACCGAGGCCAGAGTTATTATTAACGAAGCAAGCGAATAGTAGCTGTTGGCAACCATTATTTGATCATAAACCGACTCAGTTAGAAACGTTTCCATTAGAACAATTGTCAATGAAAGGGGTGATTGGACATCAGCGTCAATTATGGGGTTTGGTTTACACTCCAAAAGGTGAATTAGTGAAAATTAAGCCAGGACAATTTGTCGGGCTTAATCGCGGCAAGGTGATAAAGGTGAGTGATAAGCTCATTGAAATAGAAGAAACATTACCCGATGGCAAAGGTTGTTGGCTAACACGGCCTGCAAAGCTGGCTTTAGTTCAGCATTAA
- a CDS encoding PilN domain-containing protein, translated as MIDKLNLLPWRELRRKQHKQRFVGLLMASVAVAVVGNAAIGEYIENQQWQQQSRNNQLQQELTSLEQRLAFLPELDKQRHAIELRLKVIADIQLSRNRVTQLLNQLPEVVPAGVYLDEVNLAIQRVRVNGFGDTNGHLAALLGKAEQSPWFNNIEMHSLVTTKSADKQPKSQFNASFDLTAPAINKQPTKPTFTTAIVEKTHD; from the coding sequence ATGATCGATAAACTCAATCTATTGCCATGGCGAGAGCTACGACGGAAACAACATAAACAGCGTTTTGTTGGTTTGTTGATGGCGAGTGTTGCTGTGGCTGTTGTCGGAAATGCTGCAATTGGTGAATATATTGAAAATCAGCAATGGCAGCAACAAAGCCGCAATAATCAACTTCAACAAGAACTAACCAGTTTAGAGCAGCGGTTGGCCTTTTTGCCTGAATTAGATAAGCAGCGACATGCTATTGAACTGCGATTAAAAGTGATTGCTGATATTCAATTATCGCGCAATCGAGTTACACAACTGCTTAATCAATTACCTGAAGTGGTACCTGCGGGGGTATATCTTGATGAGGTTAATCTTGCCATTCAACGAGTGAGAGTAAATGGTTTTGGTGATACCAATGGCCACTTAGCCGCCTTGCTTGGAAAAGCAGAGCAATCACCATGGTTCAATAATATTGAAATGCACTCTTTAGTCACGACCAAAAGCGCAGATAAACAACCAAAATCACAATTTAATGCTTCTTTTGATTTAACCGCGCCAGCTATTAATAAGCAGCCAACAAAGCCAACCTTTACTACTGCAATAGTGGAGAAAACCCATGATTGA